The following are encoded together in the Humulus lupulus chromosome 5, drHumLupu1.1, whole genome shotgun sequence genome:
- the LOC133778399 gene encoding multiple C2 domain and transmembrane region protein 7-like: MISNLKLGVEVVSAHNLLPKDGQGSSSAFVELYFDGQRHRTTIKEKDLNPVWNETLFFNISDPSNLHYLSLEVNVFNNVRVTNSRSFLGKISLTGTSFVPYSDAVVFHYHLEKRGLFSRVRGELGLRVYVTDEATMKSSNMSANNHSGTAVEPGNENSTRKGGSRHTFHHLPRETHHHHDHSSSSAAASTAAPSHLDSHVHHNAAKYGVMDEMKQPEQQQPAKLVRMYSATQPMDYALKETSPYLGGGRVVGGRVVRGGDKTSSTYDLVERMYFLYVRVGKARELPAMDITGSIDPFVEVKIGNYKGITKHFEKKQNPEWNQVFAFSKERMQASVLEVVIKDKDLVKDDFVGIVRFDINEIPLRVPPDSPLAPEWYRLEDKKGEKIKGELMLAVWIGTQADESFSDAWHSDAAAPIDYSSSAVSSTIRSKVYHSPRLWYVRVNVIEAHDLIPTERNRFPDAYVKVQIGHQILKTKPFQARTLNALWNEDMLFVASEPFEDHLVITVEDRVGPGKDEIIGRVVLPLNAIDRRADDRPIHSRWFNLEKPVAVDIDQLKREKFSSRIHLRVCLDGGYHVLDESTHYSSDLRPTAKQLWKPPIGVLELGILNASGLHPMKTRDGRGTSDTYCVAKYGHKWIRTRTLVDHLNPKYNEQYTWEVFDPATVLTIGVFDNSQISNDKGGSNKDLKIGKVRIRISTLETGRIYTHSYPLLVLHPTGVKKMGELHLAIRFSCTNFVNMLYAYSKPLLPKMHYVRPFSVMQLDLLRHQAVNIVAARLGRAEPPLRKEVVEYMSDVDSHLWSMRRSKANFFRLMTVFGGVFAVGKWFGDICTWKNPITTVLVHVLYLMLVCFPELILPTVFLYMFLIGIWNYRYRPKYPPHMNTRISQAEAIHPDEMDEEFDTFPTSRNPDLVRMRYDRLRSVAGRIQTVVGDVATQGERMHALLSWRDPRASAIFVSFCLVAALILYVTPFQVVAALAGFFVMRHPRFRHRLPPVPVNFFRRLPARTDSML, from the coding sequence ATGATCAGTAACCTTAAGCTCGGAGTAGAAGTAGTGAGTGCACACAATCTATTGCCAAAAGATGGTCAAGGCTCATCGAGCGCCTTCGTTGAGCTCTACTTCGATGGACAGAGACACCGTACGACCATTAAAGAGAAAGACCTCAACCCAGTTTGGAACGAGACCCTCTTCTTCAACATCTCCGACCCTTCAAACCTCCATTACCTTTCTCTCGAGGTCAACGTCTTCAACAACGTCAGAGTCACCAACTCCCGCTCCTTCCTCGGCAAGATCAGTCTCACCGGCACTTCCTTCGTCCCTTACTCAGACGCCGTCGTTTTCCACTACCATTTAGAGAAGCGCGGCCTCTTCTCTCGTGTCAGAGGAGAGCTCGGTCTGAGAGTCTATGTCACCGACGAGGCCACCATGAAATCCTCAAACATGTCAGCCAATAATCATTCCGGTACGGCTGTTGAACCAGGTAACGAAAACTCGACTCGAAAAGGCGGGTCTCGGCATACTTTTCATCATTTGCCTCGTGAAACTCACCACCACCATGATCACTCCTCTTCCTCGGCCGCCGCATCAACGGCGGCTCCTTCTCATCTTGACTCTCACGTCCACCATAACGCTGCCAAATACGGCGTTATGGATGAGATGAAACAGCCTGAGCAACAGCAGCCGGCGAAGTTGGTCCGGATGTACTCGGCGACGCAGCCGATGGACTATGCTCTAAAAGAAACGAGCCCTTACCTCGGCGGCGGAAGAGTAGTCGGCGGCCGCGTCGTTCGAGGCGGAGACAAGACCTCTAGCACGTATGATCTCGTCGAAAGAATGTATTTTCTCTACGTGAGAGTTGGGAAGGCTCGTGAGCTTCCCGCCATGGATATTACAGGGAGTATAGATCCGTTCGTGGAAGTCAAAATCGGAAACTACAAAGGGATCACGAAACACTTCGAGAAAAAACAAAACCCGGAATGGAATCAGGTTTTCGCATTCTCGAAAGAGAGAATGCAAGCTTCGGTACTTGAAGTTGTGATCAAAGATAAAGATTTGGTCAAAGATGACTTCGTCGGAATCGTAAGATTTGACATTAACGAAATCCCACTCCGAGTTCCGCCGGATAGTCCTCTGGCTCCGGAATGGTACAGACTTGAGGATAAGAAGGGAGAGAAAATCAAAGGTGAGCTTATGTTAGCTGTTTGGATCGGGACACAAGCCGACGAATCATTCTCCGACGCGTGGCATTCAGACGCCGCCGCTCCGATTGATTACTCCTCCTCCGCCGTCTCCTCCACCATTCGTTCCAAAGTCTATCATTCCCCAAGACTTTGGTACGTGCGAGTCAACGTAATCGAAGCTCATGATTTGATCCCAACTGAAAGGAATCGCTTTCCCGATGCTTATGTAAAAGTGCAAATCGGTCACCAAATTCTCAAAACGAAGCCGTTTCAAGCTCGGACACTCAATGCCCTTTGGAATGAGGATATGTTGTTTGTAGCCTCCGAGCCATTCGAGGACCATTTGGTAATTACGGTGGAAGACCGAGTCGGTCCAGGGAAAGATGAGATTATTGGGAGAGTCGTCTTACCGTTGAATGCCATCGACAGACGCGCCGACGACCGTCCGATTCATTCCCGGTGGTTCAATCTTGAGAAGCCGGTTGCTGTTGATATTGATCAATTGAAGAGAGAGAAATTCTCCAGCCGAATCCACCTCCGAGTTTGCCTCGACGGAGGTTACCACGTACTCGACGAGTCGACTCACTACAGCAGCGATCTTCGTCCCACGGCCAAACAGCTCTGGAAGCCGCCGATCGGAGTACTGGAGCTCGGAATCTTGAACGCCTCTGGGCTCCATCCGATGAAAACCCGTGACGGAAGAGGAACATCCGATACCTACTGTGTAGCCAAGTACGGTCACAAATGGATCAGGACCCGAACATTGGTGGACCACTTGAACCCGAAATACAACGAACAGTACACGTGGGAGGTATTCGACCCGGCCACGGTTTTAACCATCGGAGTTTTCGATAACAGCCAGATCAGCAACGACAAAGGAGGGTCAAACAAAGATTTAAAAATCGGGAAAGTCCGGATCCGAATATCGACTCTCGAAACGGGTCGGATCTACACCCATTCATACCCGTTACTGGTGCTCCACCCGACTGGGGTCAAGAAAATGGGCGAGCTCCACTTAGCGATCCGATTCTCTTGCACCAATTTCGTCAACATGCTTTACGCCTACTCAAAACCGTTGCTCCCAAAGATGCATTACGTCAGACCCTTCAGCGTTATGCAGCTCGACTTATTACGCCACCAAGCCGTCAACATAGTAGCGGCGCGCCTCGGCCGAGCCGAGCCGCCGCTGAGAAAGGAAGTTGTTGAGTACATGTCCGACGTGGACTCTCACTTATGGAGCATGCGACGGAGCAAGGCTAATTTTTTCCGCCTAATGACGGTGTTCGGTGGAGTTTTCGCGGTGGGGAAATGGTTCGGAGATATTTGCACGTGGAAAAATCCGATCACGACGGTTTTAGTGCACGTGCTTTATTTGATGCTGGTTTGTTTCCCGGAGCTGATTCTTCCCACGGTGTTTCTGTACATGTTTTTGATCGGAATTTGGAACTACCGGTACCGGCCGAAGTACCCTCCCCACATGAACACGAGGATTTCTCAGGCGGAGGCGATCCACCCGGACGAGATGGACGAGGAGTTCGACACTTTCCCGACGAGTCGTAATCCGGACTTGGTGAGGATGAGATACGACAGGCTGAGGAGTGTCGCCGGGAGGATTCAGACTGTCGTTGGTGACGTGGCGACTCAGGGGGAGAGAATGCATGCCTTGTTGAGCTGGAGGGATCCTAGGGCTTCCGCCATCTTCGTCAGTTTCTGTCTTGTGGCGGCTTTGATTCTCTACGTTACGCCATTTCAAGTGGTGGCTGCTCTCGCCGGGTTCTTCGTTATGCGCCACCCGAGGTTTCGTCACCGGTTGCCGCCGGTTCCCGTCAATTTCTTCCGCCGGTTGCCTGCGAGGACTGATAGTATGTTGTAA
- the LOC133780085 gene encoding xyloglucan-specific galacturonosyltransferase 1-like, whose product MVFFVSKKKPKVSSKKREVESPSSSKQCCSSSCSILLRILYKIPTAIILLFLIFVWSSSTTIISGKIVHLCVSSRKLNDLYCLSAGTQPKLEISVLDNTTTFAGNVDLKKKEIVLDKQVVHGNSTSFVASTTTTTTTATHTNVEVKKVNVSNAEQVFAQHDPTFRDSFGHDEADHDELEKAVKMVKDQLQVHRSWQSDKYNQKGCDGNGIYVYDLPTKFNKDLVGQCGDMVPWMNFCKYFTNEGLGQPIPKLGKAWYRTHQYSLEPIFHARVLKHPCRVHNEDEAKLFYVPFYGGLDILRWHFKNVSNDVKDSLGLELMKWLDRQRPWARNSGKDHVFVLGKISWDFRRKENSWGTRLLELEQMQNPTKLLIERQPWHENDIGIPHPTYFHPQSDQDIISWQTKIISSYRKHLVSFAGAARPDAPENIRSILINQCTSVDDQNCQFLDCSSGGCSQPESVIELFVESEFCLQPPGDSPTRKSVFDSLVSGCIPVLFDPFTAFYQYPWHLPEDHAKYSVFIDQKEVRQMEVNVVEELMKISKKQRDDMRRFIVYELLPGLVYGDTDSQFEKFQDSFSITMSNLLEKVKRLEQS is encoded by the exons ATGGTCTTCTTTGTATCCAAAAAGAAACCAAAAGTTTCCAGTAAGAAAAGAGAAGTAGAATCACCATCATCATCAAAGCAATGTTGCAGTTCTTCTTGCTCAATTTTACTCAGAATTCTTTACAAAATTCCCACTGCCATAATCTTGCTTTTTCTTATCTTCGTTTGGTCTTCCTCCACCACCATCATCTCTGGAAAAATTGTTCATCTGTGCGTCTCTTCGCGAAAGCTCAACGATCTCTACTGCTTATCTGCTGGTACACAACCCAAATTGGAAATCTCAGTACTTGACAACACTACTACTTTTGCTGGCAATGTGgatttgaagaagaaggagaTTGTTCTTGATAAGCAAGTTGTCCATGGAAATAGTACTAGTTTTGTTGCtagcactactactactactactactgctactcatACCAATGTGGAAGTGAAGAAAGTAAATGTTAGTAATGCTGAGCAAGTTTTTGCCCAGCATG ATCCTACTTTTAGAGATAGTTTTGGCCATGATGAAGCAGACCATGATGAGCTTGAAAAGGCAGTTAAAATGGTTAAAGATCAACTTCAAGTACACCGGTCGTGGCAATCAGACAAGTATAATCAAAAAGGGTGTGATGGCAATGGAATTTATGTCTATGATTTGCCAACTAAGTTCAACAAGGACTTGGTTGGTCAATGTGGAGACATGGTTCCATGGATGAACTTCTGCAAGTATTTCACCAATGAAGGACTAGGACAGCCAATTCCAAAGCTAGGGAAGGCATGGTACAGGACACATCAGTACTCTTTGGAGCCTATTTTTCATGCCAGAGTTTTGAAGCATCCTTGTAGAGTTCACAATGAGGATGAAGCTAAGCTCTTCTACGTTCCATTCTATGGTGGCTTGGACATTTTGAGATGGCATTTCAAGAATGTTTCCAATGATGTTAAAGATTCTTTGGGGCTGGAGTTAATGAAGTGGCTTGACAGACAAAGGCCTTGGGCTAGGAATTCAGGCAAGGATCATGTGTTTGTATTGGGAAAAATCTCTTGGGattttagaagaaaagaaaattctTGGGGAACTAGATTATTAGAGCTTGAGCAAATGCAAAACCCAACTAAGCTCTTGATTGAAAGACAACCATGGCATGAAAACGACATTGGAATCCCACACCCAACTTACTTCCACCCTCAATCTGATCAAGACATCATCTCCTGGCAGACAAAGATCATCAGCTCATACCGAAAACACCTTGTGAGTTTTGCTGGCGCAGCAAGGCCTGATGCACCAGAGAACATAAGGTCTATTCTCATCAATCAATGCACATCAGTAGATGATCAAAACTGTCAATTTCTTGACTGCAGTTCAGGTGGCTGCAGCCAACCCGAGTCGGTTATCGAGCTATTCGTTGAGTCTGAATTCTGTTTGCAGCCACCAGGAGACAGCCCAACTAGAAAATCTGTGTTTGATTCTCTAGTATCAGGCTGCATACCAGTCCTGTTTGACCCCTTCACAGCTTTCTATCAATATCCATGGCACTTGCCAGAGGATCATGCAAAGTACTCTGTTTTTATTGACCAGAAAGAGGTGAGGCAAATGGAGGTGAATGTGGTTGAAGAGTTGATGAAGATTTCTAAGAAACAAAGGGATGATATGAGAAGGTTCATTGTTTATGAACTTTTGCCTGGTCTGGTTTATGGTGATACAGATTCTCAGTTTGAAAAGTTTCAAGATTCATTTTCTATTACCATGAGTAATCTACTTGAGAAGGTGAAGAGATTGGAACAAAGCTGA